Proteins co-encoded in one Pongo pygmaeus isolate AG05252 chromosome 23, NHGRI_mPonPyg2-v2.0_pri, whole genome shotgun sequence genomic window:
- the LOC129023523 gene encoding tyrosine-protein phosphatase non-receptor type substrate 1, giving the protein MEPAGRAPGRLGPLLCLLLPASCAWSGVAGEEELPVIQPEKSVSVAAGESATLHCTVTSLNPVGPIQWFRGAGPGRKLIYHQKEGHFPRVTTVSDLTKRTDMDFSIRISNITPADAGTYYCVKFRKGSPDVELKSGAGTELSVRAKPSAPVVSGPAARATAEHTVSFTCESHGFSPRDITLKWFKNGNQLSDFQTNVDPAGGSVSYSIHSTANVVLTRGDVHSRVICEVVHVTLQGDSLRGTANLSETIQVPPTLEVTQQPMRAENQVNVTCQVTKFYPQRLHLTWLENGNVSRTETASTLTENKDGTYNWMSWLLVNVSAHRDDVKLTCQVEHDGQSAVSKSRDLKVSAHPKEQGSNTATENTGPNEQNIYIVVGVVCTLLVALLMAALYLVRIRQKKTQGSTSSTRLHEPKKNARKITQDTNDITYADLNLPKGKKPAPRAAEPNNHTEYASIQTSLQPASEDTLTYADLDMIHLNRTPKQLAPKPQPSFSEYASIQVPRK; this is encoded by the coding sequence ATGGAGCCCGCGGGCCGGGCCCCCGGCCGCCTCGGGCCGCTGCTCTGCCTGCTGCTCCCCGCGTCCTGCGCCTGGTCAGGAGTGGCGGGTGAGGAGGAGCTGCCGGTGATTCAGCCTGAGAAGTCTGTATCAGTTGCAGCTGGAGAGTCGGCCACTCTGCACTGCACTGTGACCTCCCTGAACCCTGTGGGGCCCATCCAGTGGTTCAGAGGAGCTGGACCAGGCCGGAAATTAATCTACCATCAAAAAGAAGGCCACTTCCCCCGGGTAACAACTGTTTCAGACCTCACGAAGAGAACTGACATGGACTTTTCCATCCGCATCAGTAACATCACCCCAGCAGACGCCGGCACCTACTACTGTGTGAAGTTCCGGAAAGGGAGCCCTGACGTGGAGTTGAAGTCTGGAGCAGGCACTGAGCTGTCTGTGCGTGCCAAACCCTCTGCCCCCGTGGTATCGGGCCCCGCAGCGAGGGCCACAGCTGAGCACACAGTGAGCTTCACCTGCGAGTCTCATGGCTTCTCACCCAGAGACATCACCCTGAAATGGTTCAAAAATGGGAATCAGCTCTCAGACTTCCAGACCAACGTGGACCCCGCAGGAGGGAGCGTGTCCTACAGCATCCACAGCACAGCCAATGTGGTGCTGACCCGCGGGGACGTTCACTCTCGAGTCATCTGCGAGGTGGTCCATGTCACCTTGCAGGGGGACTCTCTTCGTGGGACTGCCAACTTGTCTGAGACTATCCAAGTTCCACCCACCTTGGAGGTTACTCAACAGCCCATGAGGGCAGAGAACCAGGTGAATGTCACCTGCCAGGTGACGAAATTCTACCCCCAGAGACTACACTTGACCTGGTTGGAGAACGGAAATGTGTCCCGGACAGAAACGGCCTCAACCCTTACAGAGAACAAGGATGGCACCTACAACTGGATGAGCTGGCTCCTGGTGAATGTATCTGCCCACAGGGATGATGTGAAGCTCACCTGCCAGGTGGAGCATGACGGGCAGTCAGCGGTCAGCAAAAGCCGTGACCTGAAGGTCTCAGCCCACCCGAAGGAGCAGGGCTCAAATACCGCCACTGAGAACACTGGACCTAATGAACAGAACATCTATATTGTGGTGGGCGTGGTGTGCACCTTGCTGGTGGCCCTACTGATGGCGGCTCTCTACCTCGTCCGAATCAGACAGAAGAAAACCCAGGGCTCCACTTCTTCTACAAGGTTACATGAGCCCAAGAAGAATGCCAGAAAAATAACCCAGGACACAAATGATATCACATATGCGGACCTGAACCTGCCCAAGGGGAAGAAGCCTGCTCCCCGGGCCGCGGAGCCCAACAACCACACAGAGTATGCCAGCATTCAGACCAGCCTGCAGCCCGCCTCAGAGGACACCCTCACCTATGCTGACCTGGACATGATCCACCTCAACCGGACCCCCAAGCAGCTGGCCCCCAAGCCCCAGCCGTCCTTCTCAGAGTATGCCAGCATCCAGGTCCCGAGGAAGTGA